A stretch of the Bombyx mori chromosome 12, ASM3026992v2 genome encodes the following:
- the LOC119629278 gene encoding uncharacterized protein LOC119629278, producing the protein MTLLVSPVLVVLVTALLAMIVMVVPVLVVSTLAMVSFMIVVMTTILMMTLLAVVMFMMAAVLVSLVEVTTLLVAVFVVMTAMVFMESFLTMVVMEVFVLFEFIVLFDSVVSLRVVSFVPVAVLFMSVSMVAFLAMMVVMMVAVIMVMMLLVTAVLSVVSFVAFVVVMSMFAMVVLVMSLVILVAMVAVLVVVVPVVLMATSFVPVMA; encoded by the coding sequence ATGACCCTTCTTGTGTCCCCAGTGCTTGTGGTCCTCGTGACCGCCCTTCTTGCCATGATCGTGATGGTGGTGCCAGTGCTCGTGGTGTCCACCCTCGCCATGGTGTCCTTTATGATCGTGGTGATGACCACCATCCTCATGATGACCCTTCTTGCCGTGGTGATGTTCATGATGGCCGCCGTGCTTGTGTCCCTTGTGGAAGTGACCACCCTTCTTGTAGCCGTCTTCGTGGTGATGACCGCCATGGTGTTCATGGAATCCTTTCTCACCATGGTGGTCATGGAAGTGTTTGTCCTTTTTGAATTCATCGTGCTTTTCGATTCCGTGGTGTCCCTTCGTGTCGTGTCCTTTGTGCCAGTGGCCGTGCTCTTCATGTCCGTGTCCATGGTCGCCTTTCTCGCCATGATGGTGGTGATGATGGTAGCCGTCATCATGGTGATGATGCTTCTTGTGACCGCCGTGCTCTCCGTGGTGTCCTTTGTGGCCTTCGTGGTGGTGATGTCCATGTTTGCCATGGTGGTGCTCGTGATGTCCCTTGTGATCCTTGTGGCCATGGTCGCcgtgctcgtggtggtggtgcCCGTGGTGCTCATGGCCACCTCCTTTGTCCCAGTGATGGCCTGA